The genome window ATcactcatttaatatttaaagaatatatgcTCCAGGTTCAAAGCATACATTTCCCTAAGCACAACATTCTATCTACACATAAACAATACTCTTGTtcacaaacaatatatatttgtttaaattggcTGTACGCATAAATTTAGGGTGTTCAAATTAAGTATTTTCTGACAACCTTGAAAGAatcgttatttaaaattactaatatacaacattttttttaccactttAGGATATTAAGCTTATAACCAGTCTGATATAATTTGCATcactaattatatattaaagcaatattgaatgtattttctcttttatttatatatatatatatatatatatatatatatatatatatatatatatataatatataaataatatgaagaaaatataatgttacatCATTACaacctaaaacttaaaataaattattaaattaaaatgatacaattttGTATTCATATCAACAAAGTGATCGATAATGTCAATTTTGGGTGATCCTATTGAAATTCTtaattccataaataaatttagaaactaaaatataaatgaacagaTAATAAGTTTAAcatgattaaatattaagaattatagtAATAGATATAAGTTACAGTTAAGTTACAGTTAAGTTAGATATATTTAACTAGtggatttaagaaataattaaagtaatgtgCTGGAAGTAAATTGTAGAAACTGTAATTATTTgagtctattttaatttttcaattatgattCTAACCAGGCATTTTTTTCAGCACCATTATCAAAGTTACTATAAAaggaatatatatgaaataattataatgaatataaaaaataaaaatgtgaaactgCTAGACTTTATAGTTCTAAGTAAGCTCATACGAGGTTGCAGGTGATCTGATGAGTTGCAAATCATTCTCAAAAAATTTCAGCCTTCCTCAGGAACAAACTGCAACCCATTCAAAGGTTGTCTACTTAGTAAGgtgaattttagaattttatttcatgctcTAGGGAgcatgataacactaaatgggagTGGGAGTGTGAGTGTTTCGAAaacaaagtattattaaaaatttattaatttactgaaaggaaagcaaaacaaaatacattttgccataataagtaataaattacacatttacactgatataataataAGTAGGATTGCATCAATACTGCACAAtgcattaataattaacttatcactactaaattaaaaacaagtttaataattattagtgactgccctgggcctgtcttgcagagcaaagtttttcaaagGAAGGTATTTGAAATAGACACTACTTTCTATATTTAGCAGAGATCTATATTTTGTGTTCAAAGCAGCCACCACAGAAAATCTGGTTTTGCAatggtaggatgttgaaaatggtaattgTACACAAaattctcttgttttcagtgcagaaaactcatcatccacccctgcccaaaattcaaagagtgatttttTACTAAACTGTTGTTTGATAACCACTTGTCGtaaagtctatgaagatttctgcTTCAGCAGTTCAGAGCCCTACAGGAGCATTTTGAAATGAATGCCTAACCCACTTGTAATTTGCTACCAAGTTATCATcagcaaaaaaatacttttttaaattgtttgccAACAtggttaaatgattttcaatggttacaaaatcAACTTCTAGGTTttatgctttaaatttctgctccacaattacAATTTTCTACAAAACGTATTAACTTTAACACTCGTATCCAATATGTGTGTATTTGCTcgttggagttgaagattcaaggtatttaatttcttgagTATGTTGACAAAGTAGCtcaattacatcaaaataaaccATCTTGAAACTTCTTGGCTTCCAGTCGGTTTTCTTCCTCTAGAAAAATGgagatttcatctcttaattcataaacatgttgcaaaaatttcccacgtaataaccatcttgcctcacAATAAAACAGTAATGCTAAATGTACTGCAACCATGTCTTTACAAAATGCAgcaaagattcttgattttaggggtctcatttttatataatttaatactgcAGTTACAATCATCACTAgtacaatattcagaccagggcTCATTTCTTTGGAAGTCAGAGCTTCCTTGTGGATCATGAAATGTGTCCAAACACACtgtgaagatttttgttttacaagtgcttgtatactttggaatcttccagacattgaacaaGCACGATCGGTGCATATTACGATGCAATTTTTCCACTTtatgtttgcctcgtttataaaattatttaagaaagaaaataatgcaagtgctgttgctttgagttctattggtttgcagaaaagtctGCAAGTTCTTCTACTgttgacataccatcacaaaatcgaaaATACACAATGAAAAGAGCATGTTTATTCCTATCTGTTGTCTCAGCAAGTTGAATTGAaaacgatttaataattatttacctgacAGGGCAAAAGTTAGAATCCATAACTTGTTAACAACActtttacagataatttaaaaaaattttacttttgaggcTCTGCTTTTTTCACttgtcaaaaagtaatttttaatacattttttatagacTCTGACAATTGGTTGATGACATAACtggattattttatcataaaaaactgaCCGTAAGTAACACCTTCATTTGGTTGAGGCACAGCCATATCAATACAACGTGGAATATCACGAATACATTCCATTAATAATAATCCTGCATGATGTGCAAGTCTGTTTGAAAGCTCCGGAGTTGTTTCATTGGGTAATATTGCACATCTATACTGCCTGACAGTATCACCGACAtcaaacctttataaaaaaaaaatacatacaaatttataaaaagatgcaACTATAACAATCAAGATATCTATTTTCGATTATGGTGATCATCcagaaaatagatgaaaacatgtaataaattgaaaataagtgataattgaagaatattcatttttttgtaatattttttcaagacaaaatttttgtttacctttctacataatcatcatttaaattttaacattaaaataatgtattactagTGTTTCTATTTCATCATTACAAAAATCTAATGCTGATTTTTTAgtcgttcattttttttttaatctcatcatcACTTCAAAAATTACTGTGCTGGATCAGGGCTGCTGATGGATGTTTTAGTAAATCTCAACCAACCTATTAACTAGCACTTCAGTAATTGCAGCCAAGCGTAGATAAGAGGAGTTAGGATTTACGAATGTGAGGGTGATTTTCAACGAGTTCGTTTTCTCTTGAACACCAAGTAAATCGTGTTATGATAAACATCAAATGATTCAGCATACCAGTAAACTTTAAGTTAATGTACTGTTCATTAATTAAGAGATCCTGTAGAATACTTGCAACGTGAATAGAATGGGAAAGGGTTAgtgagagaaaaaaaatactttatagtgAACCACTGTTACTTTATTCTAGGTTGTCTAAAGGTAACGGTCAAAGGTCTCTTTGACTAAAAGTGGACAAAGTAGCATAGCCCAGGTATTAGTACAAGGCAAATTTCATGTcacactggtttgtcaaaaaaggAACTATGGGGCATCCTACGAAAGAAATTCTTTAACTTTTCCACCTACAGATGGTTCAAAATTTGTGCCCAACAGATTATCCCCAGTAGTTAAACTTCTGTCACTGGCTTTTAGACAACACTAATAgggaaattcaattttatttatagatgaagccacttttatgagAAACAGAGTTTTCTCATAAAgtcttcaatattaataatagtcatttatggaggaAGACTATTCTCATGGTACTATGAAAACTAGTTTCctcattaatgtttggtgtggcattatttatgaaaaaattatgaaatcatttGTTTTCTATGAAAGCCTTATGGGAGATGCATagttcatttcttaaaaaataatttgccggcccTAATGATGGATGTatctttacaaactagattgcaaatgattttcagCAGGAAGGTGCAGTGCCACATTATTCTTTAGTAattagaaatcacttgaatgctaatatCTTAAACCGAATTGAACGTGATAGACCAATCGATTGGCCACCACAATCAACTGACTTAACGACACTAAATTACTTAATTTGGGGTTGTATAAAAATGATAGTATACAGACAGaaagttactaattaaaatacgaaatgctactGAATTTATATGAAACTATCTTGATATAATATGGAAAGccaccaaaaatattttacatcggcAGTGCTAATGTACATTGTGAatgaaggagggaatttcaaacaattactgtaactgaggtttgttattctatTACTATTTGTCATTTTACTATATAAAGAATGATGTTTGTTATGTACAGAAAGAATGATATGATTTTCTGTCTTTTTCTCATGTATTTGCatcaataaaaacttatttaaaaaaatttttatttactttttattggctgtatttacattaatattcttagaattaaatttcatacaagtcttgttactaaatcttccaacttagtaatcatttaacaaagctattttactacaaacctaaaaataaattactttctgaCACTGAATTTTGGATTTTACATTGGATAACATAAAAGCTAGTGGAGTTACAggtctgggacctgttttattctacTTCCTAGCTCAAATCAGATAAGAAACCACCaaaattttactccttaatttgtatcccaaaaattacagtagggcttctctttattagaagagctgaaatccgggtgaaatcttttgctagccataacttgaaaacaaaatgtttttagacaaatgtttatatgaatttttttcattattttcacaaatagaacatgccctgaaagtttctccatttcttttaGGATACcctgcataaaaaaaattgaaaaatttcaataactctgtTTTGAAATCATACTTTCCacgtttaacatattttttaaaacattttccatattatacaaatatttctgttatctttatttattattttcattattactattagaattttatgcaaatttattattgtcaaaattatattaagctgtctgaacaactttgatgatttattttttaataatttttttacatgaatgaaGTGAAAAGTGgacttatattattatcttttctcaATTAATACAGATGCAGCTAATTCATAGAAATGGaagttttgaaatttgtatttggATAAAAAGGTGAAATCAGTTCTGAATAACTATTTATAGAAGCATGCCATTTAcccatttaattttcatgaatactTGGAGTGCTGCTTAACCCTACAATGGTATACCATCATGATTTTTACTATGTCGAATTGTATTTTTGTAgcagaatttgtttttatagtgGTTGTACTGTGTGTCACAGCCAACTCATCCCTACCCTAAGGAGATCAGTGCACTGTAAGAACTGGCTGTTACAAGGTTGTATTTGCTCACAGCAACCCCacttcatatttttcataacagAATACCAATAACATTaactctaataaaataaatgtttcatgagTTTTACGACAGCATAACAATAATGTAAAcctttatataacaaatattatttgttttatgcatGGTTCTCTTCTAGTTTAGTGTGTAAAACATTGATAGTGCATTTAAAGAATTTGAAGTaggcattatatttattttagaaaacataaaataaattcaggtGTTTTTAAAGATTCTTTGTTTCAAAAAGTTGTTACACCCATCTCAAATAGAGAGAAATTTTTGATGATGAAAGTGATATTGATGAAGTTATTGGTCATGAAGAAGAGGATGACATTTTTGCTTATTGTGATACTGTATGAAATTCATCCTGCTAAGAAAAACAGTAAAGTATCAAACAGGTTTTAAATGCCACTTCACAAGAAAACAGTTCACTACATATTTTACCAACCTGTTCTACTGGACTTTCACAAATCTTGGTCTTAGCTTAATACACATTTTAATGAGAAGGATGAAATGATAGAACCACATGATAATCAAGCGAACATCATGCTcttgttaaaatgaatttaagtaaaaatagttaCCTACTTGTGTGGCTTTATTAGCATAATAGTAACACCAGTTTCAGCATCACCATTCAAAATAGCATATGAAATAGGAGCAGCACCTCTCCATCTTGGTAATAAACTGGCATGAACATTTAATACACCActataaaaacacacaaaaagaatttcaataacaatatttaaacaatcgttatacaataatacattaaaattatgtaattattaagtaattatgtaaaaaaaagaagatttcatacaatcattttattctttaaaaataagtgatttaaaatcgttaaaaaaaagttgtttagagCAGCAAACCAGTACTACTACTATATCAGACTGACCATTTTTAGACATTATTTATGatgttaaatcataaataaaacacaaaaacttttattatgaaaaagtatttatgcgttttatttacatcaatcaatatttttaaagtgttatatattattaattattatttataaatattaaaattatttatttatttatttagtacaacAGCTATTTTTAGCCTTTTTATATTGTACATTCAACATAAAACATTTACGTATAGGTAACGACTATacaaaaacaatcattattaaaCACATTCCACCAGAAAAAGCAgagcacaaaaaatattattataatacatctgTTATTATGTTAACTGTTTTGGCCTTTGCATATTGCATAATTAGTATAGGGAACCAGTCATTACAGGACAATATTAcctcattaattttacttttgaatttgttttcaCTGAACTAAACGAAGTCAATTTTCTCACTGTAAGCATTGGCTACTTATTTATATCGTTTATTAGGCGACAGATCGGACCttcaaacatacaaaaacaatttttgattccTTAATGAGGTACAAGGTACATGAAACTTAATATCTGATTCCTGGACAAATTTTCTGTGCAGCAGACGATAAAAATACAGACCATCCCAGAGACTTCTTTTATTAGCAAGAAGAGGAAAGTCAAATTGTTGTTGGATACATTCTTCTGTCACAGAAGATCAGAGGTGTTCAACTTTTAAAGTTATGTGGTATCCATTGTAAGAGACTGAGGTTTCTCCTAGCTTTACTGACTATTCTCTCCATGCGTTTTACTAAGAGAAAACACAAAGACTAAGAGAACACTTATTGTCAAATACGTATTCCATATTATGTGGAAGCCAGTTCAATGGACCAGATAATTTTGCAACAAAAGGGGAAGATTTTGGTTTGATTTCTGTACAATGGTTATATTTTGTATTCTGTCActcttaagttattaattttattaaaggccTACTCCAAAAACAAGAGAAGAAATATAAGTGAAGCAAAATTAACATCTTTCTGAAATTATAAAGAGAAAACTAAAGGCTCTATAGACAATTAAATCTCATCTTAGTTCAAAcaacagaaaaacatttaaaaaattaggtctaaattaatttgaaaatttagttaaaaaaaaaaataatacaaaatatttttagtaataattatgtaaatgattttataaaataattgcataattttctttatgaatgattggttttgattctaaaaaaaataaaaactatttattgtaCTGATTGTTTCAGTATGCCACATAAAACTCACTGATAAAAGCACGCACATGTcaatatatgaatttataatataaaaaagatttgaatgtcTTTACTTATAAGTAACATCTAACAAAGTGTTTGTATTCTTACAAATTAGAATAACTATAGTCTAAtcaaagtgattaaaaataaacaaataaatcagaaCTATGTATTAACAGTAGGCCTTTTGGtttggttaaaattttacttaactgtagtttttaaaattacagcttGGTTGTAATATGATACTCCAAGAAATTATTTAAGTGGCATCTGATAGTAATCATGCATACCATGTGGTTGAAACAATGAAATTGTCTTTCTTATTAAGCATCAACTGCATGCTGATATAGTAATTACCCTcttaaaaaatctgcaaaaacaattttgtagcgtatcTTGACAAAAGCGTGCTTATCACATAAAATACTGGATATGTGCTTTTATAACAGAATATATATGGATAAACTTATAAAAGAGGGTTCTTCTTGCAAATTATTCCAGGTAAAACCCTTAGCACAAATAATGCTGCTACAGGAATCAAAATTAAGATATGAATGATCATTTATTCTAATTCATTAGGATATTATATAATACAGACAGATTTGAAACAGCTCCAATATTTATTCAACTGCAAGTTTAATTCTGTGCATCCAGATAGCAGTGGTCAAATCCAAAAGAATGAAATGTTATGACAAAAGTGCAAAATAACAGAACAAACAGCATCAAGATACATCAAACAGCATCAAGGCATCATTCGGATTCGTACTTTGTGGACTTTTAATAGTAGCAACATATCACAGATGACCCTTCCACAGAAATCCTTCATGCTATTTAGAACCTTTTGTTACATATACAATCCAATAGCAATAATTTAGgcaaatgtcaggaaaatatcaGTAAgatagttaaagaaaatattggtgCTCCTCTTTCTATTATTGCaaaagttcttataaaaataatttatgagtaaaggattataaaatgtttgtaataacaaaattaatttaaataaaaacaccttACTTACAATGGAAGTGCATTAATAATATTCTCTGGTATGAGTTTACCATAGGAAACAACTATTCccaaatcataattatttaaaatattatcatctggTGGCCAACTGTAAATAGGCAATTTTTCAGATTCAGCAAACTTATGAACTACTGATCCAACAGAAGTTATAACACCTAAACCACTCATTAAAGTTCCAGTATtcctaaaaaaagaataataaataaaataaaaattcaggtaAATTTCTTAAGTGTAACtagtttattagatttttaaacaaataatttacttctACCAAAAAAAgagtattcaaaattaaaaaatgattaaaacaaaacatttacataatatgACAATCAATTCTAATCTTATTGTTACGAATCTTAATGATAATAATCAGCAATTACTAAGATATCTTACATATCAAACTGtcttaatggtaatttttttaagataatttcagAAATTCTTAAGTGACAATGCCGGTTAAGAAAAACCGGCAACTAAgcgtaattataaaaacaattcattagaaagtaaaatatttgaaagcagaataatagtaaaaattaaaacaactcaaATTAAAGTACTTACAATTTTGCGTTTAAAGGCTGTAAACAAGCTAATGAAAAATTATCGgttccaaaaaataatattttccacgGTGGTTCTTCAGGTCGCTTTctagtagaaaaatttaaactactattgttaaaaatatgacttttaaaCTTATAGTTTTTatctaaactatttataaatttatttatattactactaAAACTAATATTACGACAACCAGCAACgactaaataataactaaaaactacATACTTCACCGAAGGTACAACCAACTTACACGACATATCTAACCTCAACAGCTGTTTAGATCTAAACGGGGATTTGAGCACAGCTGTTCAGAGGTAGAGAGAGTTTGTTACATAGCGTAACAAATTAGTAGCAGACGGAGTCGTCTTTGTATTCtttcagactaaataaaaatatagtggtaggggtaatattgttatttttctgccACATTTAAATACGAAATTTACTAGAATCATCTCAAATTGTATTTACATTGTGGACATAGTTATATCACGTCGTAGATTGTTTTCTGTAGACaactgtatttaaaacaaaaaaactacttttttctttattttttttactaatgtgtacgttgcaatctg of Lycorma delicatula isolate Av1 chromosome 9, ASM4794821v1, whole genome shotgun sequence contains these proteins:
- the LOC142330129 gene encoding methionyl-tRNA formyltransferase, mitochondrial, whose amino-acid sequence is MSCKLVVPSVKYVVFSYYLVVAGCRNISFSSNINKFINSLDKNYKFKSHIFNNSSLNFSTRKRPEEPPWKILFFGTDNFSLACLQPLNAKLNTGTLMSGLGVITSVGSVVHKFAESEKLPIYSWPPDDNILNNYDLGIVVSYGKLIPENIINALPFGVLNVHASLLPRWRGAAPISYAILNGDAETGVTIMLIKPHKFDVGDTVRQYRCAILPNETTPELSNRLAHHAGLLLMECIRDIPRCIDMAVPQPNEGVTYAPKVTGKLSTVDWKKLSAKQVYDLHRAISHKYILSTTWFDKPVRLYNIEMDHQSPLHKKVLSNVSSHKSALKFLNSSDPLGPNIDENKLNINNKDVSPGKISYNRNKQILKIQCADGNWVMCNNLKVSNGRIMSNHDFYNGFLTKKDQTDWFFE